A genomic window from Halorubrum trapanicum includes:
- a CDS encoding GTP-binding protein, giving the protein MDDRIPVTVLSGSLGAGKTTLLNHLLRNAGDRDLAVLVNDMGDVNVDAELIAEESEVGVEGVTELSNGCICCELQDDLETAVVRLANERSFDALVVESSGISEPAPVARLFTTESRAAARYRVDALVTVIDTRQFLDAFAGEQAPERRVDPDAEAGAGDGDAERPLSDLLVEQVEVSNLVVCNKADLCTDAEMDEAIELVGALQPDAETVVAEFSAVDPDRILDVGLFDASELGDLPGWKRALAEGGAHGHGEEDGHGEGDGHGEGDGHGESDDHGHRHPDEVYGVSSFTYRRRRPFQPERIAAVLRDLPPEVVRSKGTLWIAGTDQRQQVGQAGASVRVEALGPWIASLPSVERDMLRSNRPNLDWDDEHGDRLTEYVVIGTDIDEAAIRERLDDALVTDEEWAAAEADDDEIGGELPFPTEQGEELALREP; this is encoded by the coding sequence ATGGACGACCGCATCCCGGTGACCGTGCTCTCGGGGAGCCTCGGCGCCGGTAAGACGACCCTTCTGAACCACCTGCTGCGGAACGCCGGCGACCGCGACCTCGCGGTGCTGGTCAACGACATGGGCGACGTGAACGTCGACGCCGAGCTGATCGCCGAGGAGTCGGAGGTCGGCGTCGAGGGCGTCACGGAGCTGTCGAACGGCTGTATCTGCTGCGAGCTTCAGGACGACTTAGAGACCGCCGTGGTGCGGCTCGCGAACGAGCGCTCCTTCGACGCCCTGGTCGTCGAGTCGTCGGGGATCTCCGAGCCCGCGCCGGTCGCCCGGCTGTTCACGACCGAGTCGCGCGCGGCGGCCCGGTACCGGGTCGACGCGCTGGTGACCGTGATCGACACGCGGCAGTTCCTCGACGCCTTCGCGGGCGAGCAGGCGCCGGAGCGGCGCGTCGACCCCGACGCGGAGGCCGGCGCGGGCGACGGCGACGCCGAGCGTCCCCTCTCTGACCTCCTCGTCGAGCAGGTCGAGGTGTCGAACCTGGTGGTGTGTAACAAGGCCGACCTCTGTACCGACGCGGAGATGGACGAGGCGATCGAACTCGTGGGCGCGCTCCAGCCCGACGCTGAGACGGTCGTCGCGGAGTTCTCCGCGGTCGACCCTGACCGGATCCTCGACGTGGGCCTGTTCGACGCGAGCGAGCTCGGGGACCTGCCGGGGTGGAAGCGCGCGCTGGCCGAGGGCGGGGCTCACGGGCACGGAGAGGAAGACGGCCACGGGGAGGGCGACGGCCACGGGGAGGGCGACGGCCACGGGGAGAGCGACGACCACGGCCACCGCCACCCCGACGAGGTGTACGGGGTTTCCTCGTTCACGTACCGCCGCCGCCGACCGTTCCAGCCGGAGCGGATCGCCGCCGTCCTCCGGGACCTCCCCCCCGAGGTCGTCCGCTCGAAGGGGACGCTGTGGATCGCGGGCACCGACCAGCGCCAGCAGGTCGGGCAGGCCGGCGCGTCGGTGCGGGTCGAGGCGCTCGGCCCCTGGATCGCGAGCCTCCCGTCGGTCGAGCGCGACATGCTGCGCTCGAACCGGCCGAACCTCGACTGGGACGACGAACACGGCGACCGACTGACGGAGTACGTCGTCATCGGCACCGACATCGACGAGGCGGCGATCCGCGAGCGCCTCGACGACGCGCTCGTCACGGACGAGGAGTGGGCGGCGGCCGAGGCGGACGACGACGAGATCGGCGGGGAGCTCCCCTTCCCGACGGAGCAGGGCGAGGAGCTGGCGCTCCGCGAGCCGTGA